The following are encoded in a window of Sphingobium sp. AP49 genomic DNA:
- a CDS encoding acyl-CoA dehydrogenase family protein, with protein MNMTRAEVQDAADKAFGQSDLAPDAAQSWALIAEMGWLMMGVPEELGGLGLGREAAGVIHQGMGKALVPGPVLAQMLTIEALAAADDLPGRDALIADAMAGEVMTASLAGGLDGADGLTCVPDADTASHILHVTADRVTLVPTEQVAVTYRTGWDKSRRLFDVAIKGPGLTLAQGDAARAMADRIEALRLYCLAGDSLGGAEAALAMTVAYLETRQQFDRPLALFQALKHRVADMRTQLSAADALFWSRAQQADADVIALGALKALACAVYRLVAEEAIQLHGGIGLTMEHPCHLFLKRAMLNCVLGGDADHWDEQAGRAALTAAA; from the coding sequence ATGAACATGACCCGCGCGGAAGTGCAGGATGCGGCCGACAAGGCCTTCGGTCAGAGCGATCTGGCCCCGGACGCGGCGCAAAGCTGGGCGCTGATCGCCGAGATGGGCTGGCTGATGATGGGCGTGCCGGAGGAACTGGGCGGCCTTGGCCTTGGCCGCGAGGCGGCGGGCGTCATCCATCAGGGCATGGGCAAGGCGTTGGTGCCGGGTCCGGTGCTGGCGCAGATGCTGACGATCGAGGCGCTGGCGGCGGCCGATGACCTGCCCGGACGCGACGCGCTGATCGCCGACGCCATGGCGGGCGAGGTCATGACCGCATCGCTGGCGGGCGGGCTGGATGGCGCTGACGGCCTGACCTGCGTGCCGGATGCCGATACTGCCAGCCATATCCTGCATGTCACGGCGGATCGGGTGACGCTGGTGCCGACCGAGCAGGTCGCCGTCACCTATCGCACCGGATGGGACAAGAGCCGGCGCCTGTTCGACGTCGCGATCAAGGGGCCGGGCCTGACGCTGGCACAGGGCGACGCCGCCCGCGCGATGGCCGATCGGATCGAGGCGCTACGTCTCTATTGCCTGGCAGGCGACAGCCTTGGCGGGGCCGAGGCGGCACTGGCGATGACCGTCGCCTATCTCGAAACGCGGCAGCAGTTCGACCGGCCACTGGCGCTGTTCCAGGCGCTCAAGCATCGCGTCGCGGACATGCGAACGCAGCTCAGCGCCGCCGACGCGCTGTTCTGGAGCCGGGCGCAGCAGGCCGACGCCGATGTCATAGCGCTTGGCGCGCTCAAGGCGCTGGCCTGCGCCGTCTATCGGCTGGTCGCGGAAGAGGCGATCCAGCTCCATGGCGGCATCGGCCTCACCATGGAACATCCCTGTCATCTGTTCCTGAAGCGCGCGATGCTCAATTGCGTGCTCGGCGGCGACGCGGATCATTGGGACGAACAAGCGGGCAGGGCGGCGCTGACAGCGGCGGCCTGA
- a CDS encoding non-heme iron oxygenase ferredoxin subunit, translating to MSDQDFIATVPLDAVPPGKTKAVTIAGRDLLLCNSDGQIHAIAALCSHADEPLACGRIRLGWIACPAHGARFDLETGEPLTGPASEPIATYPVRIIDGMIEVAA from the coding sequence ATGAGCGACCAAGATTTTATCGCCACTGTACCGCTGGACGCGGTGCCACCGGGCAAGACCAAGGCCGTGACCATCGCTGGTCGCGACCTGTTATTGTGCAACAGCGACGGGCAAATCCACGCCATTGCCGCGCTGTGCTCGCACGCCGACGAGCCGCTCGCCTGCGGCCGCATCCGCCTGGGCTGGATCGCCTGCCCGGCCCATGGCGCCCGTTTCGACCTGGAAACCGGCGAGCCGCTGACCGGTCCCGCAAGCGAACCGATCGCCACCTATCCCGTTCGCATCATTGACGGGATGATCGAGGTCGCCGCCTGA
- a CDS encoding acyl-CoA dehydrogenase family protein has translation MDFEWTQDEEAFRQRLRDFLAATLPDDWERFSQHGPASPALTDYARTFCGRLADEGLLTPHWAKEIGGQGLDPWHQTILAEEMWIAGEPRGGQYMNVNWVGPTLIRYGSEAQKAQYLPAITGGRALWCQGFSEPGSGSDLASLRTRATRDGDVYRVSGQKIWTSYAGLADTCFLVCRTSDDRKKGISILLVPMDTPGITVRQIPSLIGEGDIHEVFFDDVVVPVEARLGEEGQAWEIIGYSLTNERLGIPRYALARAALDRAVALLQAQGEFAGEAVRIEAAHAAALCEAARMASYAIVDRRCRGEAIGAESSSARFATVMAERRVCEFVVEYLPQALADAHPYLKMHHQRGIVAGIAAGAAEIQLNIIATDVLKLPREPR, from the coding sequence ATGGACTTTGAATGGACGCAGGATGAAGAGGCTTTTCGCCAGCGGTTGCGCGATTTTCTCGCCGCGACTTTGCCGGACGATTGGGAGCGTTTCTCGCAGCATGGCCCGGCTTCCCCGGCGCTGACCGATTATGCCCGCACCTTTTGCGGACGGCTCGCCGACGAAGGCCTGCTGACCCCGCATTGGGCGAAGGAGATTGGCGGCCAGGGGCTCGATCCCTGGCACCAGACCATATTGGCCGAGGAGATGTGGATCGCGGGCGAACCGCGCGGCGGCCAATATATGAACGTCAACTGGGTCGGGCCGACGCTGATCCGCTACGGCTCGGAAGCGCAGAAAGCGCAATATCTGCCTGCGATCACCGGCGGCCGGGCGCTGTGGTGTCAGGGCTTTTCCGAACCCGGTTCCGGTTCCGACCTGGCCTCCTTGCGCACCCGCGCAACCCGCGACGGTGATGTCTATCGCGTGTCGGGGCAGAAGATCTGGACCAGCTATGCGGGGCTGGCCGACACCTGTTTCCTGGTCTGCCGCACCAGCGACGATCGCAAGAAGGGCATTTCCATCCTGCTGGTGCCGATGGACACGCCCGGCATCACCGTGCGGCAAATCCCCTCGCTGATCGGCGAGGGCGATATTCATGAGGTCTTCTTCGACGATGTCGTCGTGCCGGTCGAGGCACGGCTGGGCGAGGAAGGCCAGGCCTGGGAGATTATCGGCTATTCGCTCACCAATGAGCGGCTTGGCATTCCCCGCTATGCACTTGCCCGCGCGGCGCTCGACCGGGCGGTGGCGCTGCTCCAGGCGCAGGGCGAATTTGCCGGTGAAGCGGTACGGATCGAGGCCGCCCATGCCGCCGCCCTGTGCGAAGCCGCGCGGATGGCCAGCTATGCGATCGTCGATCGCCGTTGTCGGGGCGAGGCGATCGGCGCCGAATCCAGTTCCGCCCGCTTTGCCACGGTGATGGCCGAGCGGCGCGTGTGCGAGTTCGTGGTCGAATATCTGCCGCAGGCGCTGGCCGACGCGCATCCCTATCTCAAGATGCACCATCAGCGCGGGATCGTGGCCGGCATCGCGGCGGGCGCGGCGGAGATCCAGCTCAACATCATCGCGACCGATGTGCTCAAACTGCCGCGGGAGCCGCGCTGA
- a CDS encoding acyl-CoA dehydrogenase family protein, which translates to MTDALDTLRLEVRQWLADNAPRGWRDRSSSEAAFLQIQRDWFAKLVEGGYAVPHWPAQWPGGGRSLAEQKILYEELARADTPRLLLSFMSTYHAACTLFEWASAEQQALYIPRILAGEIWCQGFSEPNAGSDLANVRTRAERIGDHYVVNGQKLWSTMGQFADKCLLLVRTGNDGPKQAGLTYLLLDLKAPGVTARPIHQIHGDEEFAELFLDNVEIPVADRLGEEGQGWAVAQSTLSSERGLTLLELSARLRGALWRLADLIRAQGRQGDSGIVRDFGRLSAKVDATCAVADQFLANRIAGIERVGDASIVKLSYSRTLRDYTSLGLRLGGIEAQYHSPITFGGGMETGNWMADFMNSYAWTIAGGSDEVQRNIIAERLVGMPREPKSWTLKEGAA; encoded by the coding sequence TTGACCGACGCGCTCGACACGCTGCGCCTTGAGGTGCGCCAATGGCTGGCGGACAATGCCCCCCGGGGCTGGCGCGACCGCAGCAGCAGCGAGGCCGCCTTCCTGCAGATCCAGCGCGACTGGTTCGCGAAACTGGTCGAGGGCGGCTATGCCGTGCCGCACTGGCCGGCCCAATGGCCGGGCGGCGGCCGCAGCCTCGCCGAACAGAAGATCCTTTATGAGGAACTGGCGCGCGCCGACACGCCGCGCCTGCTGCTGTCCTTCATGTCGACCTATCATGCCGCCTGCACGCTGTTTGAATGGGCGAGCGCAGAACAGCAGGCATTGTATATCCCGCGCATCCTGGCCGGCGAAATCTGGTGCCAGGGCTTTTCCGAGCCCAATGCCGGGTCCGACCTCGCCAATGTCCGTACCCGCGCCGAGCGGATCGGCGACCATTATGTCGTGAACGGCCAGAAGCTCTGGTCGACCATGGGCCAATTCGCCGACAAATGCCTGTTGCTGGTGCGCACCGGCAATGACGGGCCGAAGCAGGCCGGCCTCACCTATCTGCTGCTCGACCTCAAGGCGCCGGGCGTCACCGCGCGGCCGATCCACCAGATTCATGGCGACGAGGAATTTGCCGAGCTGTTCCTCGACAATGTCGAGATTCCCGTCGCGGACCGGCTGGGCGAAGAGGGACAGGGCTGGGCCGTGGCCCAATCGACCCTGTCGTCCGAACGCGGCCTCACCCTGCTGGAACTGAGCGCCCGGCTGCGTGGTGCCTTGTGGCGGCTCGCCGACCTGATCCGCGCGCAAGGGCGGCAGGGCGATAGCGGCATCGTGCGCGACTTCGGCCGGCTGAGCGCCAAGGTCGACGCGACCTGCGCCGTCGCCGACCAGTTCCTTGCCAACCGCATCGCCGGGATCGAGCGGGTCGGTGACGCATCGATCGTCAAGCTGTCCTATTCGCGCACCCTGCGGGACTATACATCGCTTGGGCTGCGACTGGGCGGCATCGAGGCGCAATATCACAGCCCGATCACCTTTGGCGGCGGCATGGAGACCGGCAACTGGATGGCCGATTTCATGAACAGCTATGCCTGGACCATCGCCGGCGGCAGCGACGAGGTGCAACGCAACATCATCGCGGAACGGCTGGTGGGCATGCCGCGCGAACCGAAAAGCTGGACCTTGAAGGAGGGCGCGGCATGA
- a CDS encoding PKD domain-containing protein: MMRRSIALCMTALSLALVGTAGTGADAQPGSAPAAAAEDPLFTQPYIDIDEWRDAPVRHRYVHGGFKGTETRFSFYFPDKKQYQGRFFQHITPVPDDENLAQKLTDGEENYIGFSIASGGYYVETNGGGRDQVGMPGKPNDFTIAAYRANAASARYSRVVAQQMYGGKRPYGYAFGGSGGGFRTVGSIENTTGVWDGVVPYVLGSPMAPPNMFSVRMRAMRVLNDTFPQILDAVEPGGSGDPYAGLTPQQASVLREVTAMGFPTPSWFGWKTMGIHGFAALYGGMVMADAGYFTDFWTKPGYLGHDDPKSFEGYRLQHDATVAAPISAAQAAELKLDTRITDGAANVDNAFAALQGRAAQRIVAFRLSSPPPATYFVGGDLIVGSGAAQGKRLTINRIVGDVVILGVVDDAIVDLLKVGDRVRVDNSNFLAAETYHWHQVPPADAGYPVWDQFRGADGKPLYPQRPFLLGPLFTAATTGKPMGQPPMTGQFQGKMILVENLWDREAMPWQGDWYRQRVIAAQGANADQNFRIWYTDHALHGDSSKQEDPTRTISYLGVLEQALRDLSAWVEKGVAPPASTAYRIDNGQVIVPADAAARGGIQPVVSVTANGGAKAVVKPGAAVTFRATISVPPGTGQIVSAEWDFDGSGAFAEKAKLPGGSGSSLTLTTRHSFAAPGTYFPALRIASERKGDATTPFARIQNLGRVRVVVE, from the coding sequence ATGATGCGCCGATCGATTGCCCTCTGCATGACAGCCCTGTCACTGGCTCTGGTCGGGACGGCAGGGACCGGCGCCGACGCCCAGCCGGGCAGCGCCCCGGCCGCTGCAGCCGAAGACCCGCTCTTCACTCAGCCCTATATCGATATCGACGAATGGCGCGATGCGCCGGTTCGGCACCGCTATGTCCATGGCGGGTTCAAGGGGACGGAAACCCGCTTCTCCTTCTATTTTCCCGACAAGAAGCAATATCAGGGCCGCTTCTTCCAGCACATCACGCCTGTCCCCGATGACGAAAATCTGGCGCAGAAGCTGACCGACGGCGAGGAAAATTATATCGGCTTCTCGATCGCGTCGGGGGGCTATTATGTCGAGACCAATGGCGGCGGCCGCGACCAGGTGGGTATGCCGGGCAAGCCCAATGACTTCACCATCGCCGCCTATCGCGCCAATGCCGCTTCGGCCCGCTATTCGCGCGTCGTCGCGCAGCAGATGTACGGTGGCAAGCGCCCCTATGGCTATGCCTTTGGCGGCAGCGGCGGCGGTTTCCGCACCGTCGGGTCGATCGAGAATACGACGGGCGTGTGGGACGGCGTCGTCCCCTATGTGCTGGGATCGCCGATGGCGCCGCCCAACATGTTCTCGGTCCGGATGCGCGCAATGCGCGTGCTCAACGACACATTCCCGCAGATCCTCGATGCGGTCGAACCGGGTGGCAGCGGCGATCCCTATGCCGGGCTGACGCCGCAACAGGCGTCGGTGCTGCGCGAGGTGACGGCGATGGGTTTCCCGACGCCCAGCTGGTTCGGCTGGAAGACGATGGGCATCCATGGCTTTGCCGCCCTCTATGGCGGGATGGTGATGGCGGATGCCGGCTATTTCACCGATTTCTGGACCAAGCCGGGCTATCTTGGCCATGATGATCCCAAGAGTTTCGAGGGCTATCGGCTGCAGCATGACGCCACCGTCGCCGCGCCGATCAGCGCGGCACAGGCGGCGGAACTGAAGCTCGACACGCGCATCACCGATGGCGCGGCCAATGTCGACAATGCCTTTGCCGCGCTGCAGGGCCGGGCGGCGCAGCGCATCGTCGCCTTCCGCCTGTCCAGCCCGCCACCCGCCACCTATTTCGTTGGCGGCGACCTGATCGTCGGGTCGGGCGCGGCACAGGGCAAGCGGCTGACGATCAACCGCATCGTCGGCGATGTCGTGATCCTGGGCGTGGTGGATGACGCCATCGTCGACCTGCTGAAGGTCGGCGACAGGGTTCGGGTCGACAACAGCAATTTCCTGGCCGCCGAAACCTATCACTGGCATCAGGTGCCACCGGCCGATGCCGGCTATCCGGTCTGGGACCAGTTCCGTGGGGCCGACGGCAAGCCGCTTTATCCCCAGCGTCCCTTCCTGCTGGGGCCGCTCTTCACCGCCGCGACCACGGGCAAGCCGATGGGTCAGCCGCCGATGACCGGCCAGTTCCAGGGCAAGATGATCCTGGTCGAAAATCTCTGGGATCGCGAGGCCATGCCCTGGCAGGGCGACTGGTATCGCCAGCGGGTGATCGCCGCCCAGGGCGCGAACGCCGACCAGAATTTTCGCATCTGGTACACCGACCATGCGCTGCATGGCGACAGCAGCAAGCAGGAAGATCCGACCCGCACGATCAGCTATCTGGGCGTGCTGGAACAGGCGCTGCGCGACCTGTCCGCCTGGGTGGAAAAGGGCGTCGCCCCGCCTGCCAGCACCGCCTATCGCATCGACAATGGCCAGGTGATCGTGCCGGCCGATGCGGCAGCACGCGGCGGCATCCAGCCGGTCGTCAGCGTCACCGCCAATGGCGGCGCGAAAGCGGTGGTGAAGCCCGGCGCGGCCGTGACTTTCCGCGCAACCATCAGCGTGCCGCCGGGCACCGGCCAGATCGTGTCGGCGGAATGGGATTTCGACGGCAGCGGCGCCTTTGCCGAAAAGGCGAAGCTGCCTGGCGGTTCGGGTAGCAGCCTGACGCTGACGACCCGTCACAGCTTCGCCGCCCCTGGCACCTATTTCCCCGCGCTGCGCATCGCCTCCGAACGCAAGGGCGACGCCACCACCCCCTTTGCCCGCATCCAGAATCTTGGCCGGGTGCGTGTCGTGGTGGAGTAA
- a CDS encoding acyl-CoA dehydrogenase family protein has product MDLSLTDDQIAILDAIDTLTRPYAGATLHEAGFALTSDALDRDLAEGGFLDIGFDPDLGAISAALVVERLARLPQAVEAAASALIRPLLGDATPRPLCLGEEGKAHRPIRFLAPGATVLLVGPDRVRSFVAGPEHVRTEPEALYAYPMGSLIAQPDDLTDHDVSAGDIRTRWRVALAAEAAGLLAAALDSTATYVTDRQQFGRPLATFQALRHRLAEAQVRANGLYWLAMKAAGTLDAGDAALAALYAQESARTSVYDFHQFLGAMGVTLEHPLHLWTYRLKALIGDLGGRGGQALAAADALWG; this is encoded by the coding sequence ATGGACCTGTCCCTGACCGACGACCAGATCGCGATCCTCGACGCGATCGACACGCTGACCCGGCCCTATGCCGGCGCGACGCTGCATGAGGCGGGCTTTGCCCTTACCAGTGACGCGCTCGACCGCGACCTGGCGGAGGGCGGCTTCCTCGACATCGGCTTCGATCCCGATCTGGGCGCGATCAGCGCCGCCTTGGTGGTCGAACGGCTGGCCCGCCTGCCGCAGGCGGTGGAGGCTGCGGCCAGCGCTCTCATCCGCCCATTGCTGGGTGATGCGACGCCGCGTCCGCTTTGCCTGGGGGAGGAAGGGAAGGCGCATCGTCCGATCCGTTTCCTTGCGCCGGGCGCGACGGTGCTGCTGGTCGGACCGGACCGGGTGCGCAGCTTCGTCGCAGGTCCCGAGCATGTCCGGACCGAACCCGAAGCCCTTTATGCCTATCCGATGGGCAGCCTGATCGCTCAGCCCGACGACCTGACCGATCATGACGTGTCGGCCGGCGATATCCGCACCCGCTGGCGCGTGGCGCTGGCGGCAGAGGCGGCGGGCCTGCTCGCCGCCGCGCTGGACAGCACGGCCACCTATGTCACCGACCGCCAGCAGTTCGGCCGGCCCCTCGCCACCTTCCAGGCGCTGCGCCACCGCCTGGCCGAGGCACAGGTGCGCGCGAACGGCCTGTACTGGCTGGCGATGAAAGCAGCCGGCACACTGGACGCGGGCGACGCGGCGCTGGCCGCGCTCTATGCTCAGGAATCGGCGCGGACGAGCGTCTATGATTTCCACCAGTTCCTCGGCGCCATGGGGGTGACGCTGGAGCATCCGCTGCACCTGTGGACCTATCGGCTCAAGGCGCTGATCGGCGATCTGGGCGGACGTGGCGGGCAGGCGCTCGCCGCCGCCGATGCGCTCTGGGGCTGA